Below is a window of Calditrichota bacterium DNA.
TTAGGAGTTGGATGAAAATCTTGCTTCCGGGTCGTCCCAACCCCAAATCTATCGGAAGCCAGCCACTTAATCTCACCCGTTTGCGCGGCGGTCCACGGGCCAGTCCAGCTAAGTTTTGATATCGCGGGCGGGTTCGCCAGACATTCCCCGGCGGCGACAGACTACCTTATTTTAATTAGGCAGCCATTGCGTAAGTGTCATTGGCACTTAAGGTTTGGAGTCCTGATTAAGGAGGGCACCCCAGCCTCCGCCTGCTCCCAACGCCACCCATACATCCCGTCGAAACCTTGGCGTCCCCGAAGCTCTACAATATACTAACGAATGGCGGATTCTCCAAGTTTCATTTTGCCGACTACCTGCTCATGCAAGTGTCGATTTTTGTGAGTTGTCTTTATCACCGGCATGAAGAACGTCCCGGTGAACCGGCGTGTGAAGCTTTTGAGTGACAACGGATCGGGCTACATCGCCAAGACGTTCAACACGTTCTTGGAAAAGTCCGGCATCCACCATATCTACTCGGCGCGCAACCATCCGCAGACGAACGGAAAAATCGAGCGATTGAACCGCACGGCGAAAGAACGTCTGAACTTAGTCGTCTACACATCGCCGTCGGAACTGCAAGAGGCATTGAATAAGTTCCGCGACTGGTACAACAGCGAACACTACCACAAATCAATCAACAATCTGCACCCCGCAGACGTCTACTTCGGCCGCGACAAAGCCATCCAACGCCATCGTAAACGGCTCCAAAACCAAACAAAAAAGACCCGTCGCCAGGTCAATACAACAACACAACCAAACTCTCAGAAGCTCCGCAACTTACACACCCAACCTACACCTTAAAACAATAGCGCATCCTGTGCCATTTGGTCTGAAGGCTTACAAAACAATCCTCCGAGGACTACTGATAATATTGCAGCGTAGGCAAGCGTTTTCATAATTGATCCTTTTGTTTAACGCAGCAAGCATATCTTTTCCGAATGCGTCTGTACTTGCGAGTTCAGGGTGACGATGTACACACCTGATCCGCTGGGTTGTCCGGTCATGGATTGGCCATTCCAGATTAGCCTGTGTTTGCCGGGGGGGAGTTGCAGGCGGTCAAATCGATAGACTTCCTGTCCCAGCACGTTGTAGATCGAAACCGTGGCATCACGGGCAGGATAGTCAACCGTGATAGGAATCGTCACGCTTGAATTAAAAGGGTTGGGGAAGGCTGGACCCAGTGTAATCTCCCGGGGAATCGACGGACGATCTGAAGGCACATCCAATCCAAAGTTCGGATCACCGGAGACGATGGATAATCTGACTCTAAACCCTTCCGGTGGAGGAGGCCAATGGTAGTCAACAATGCTTGTGAACATCCAATCGTCAAGTCCATCGCCGTTGAAATCCCCAGCGCGTGATAAAGTTGTAGCAATGAGAGTGTCTTCATAACTTTCCTGGATATACGCTGCCTGCTGCTGTATGGGGTTTCCACCTAAAAAGATGTAGAGGACACCTCCACCCTGATTGAATCCCATATCTTCGAATCCGTCTCCGTTTATGTCTCCCAGTCGCTGACCTTGTGACGCAGCAAAAAAGTTTAGCGGGGTGTCCCAGAAAGCATCCACACCTTCCAGATCCAGCGGGTCACCGCCAAAGTAGATACGGTTGTCTGTTGGTACGGGATCGCGCAGGCCTGGACGCAATGTATGCGCCAAGAGGTCGTCGAATCCATCACCATTCACGTCACCCATGATCTCGAAGGCGCTGACACAGTTGCTTCTCCCCGAACACCTCAACGAGATTTCAGGAATAGAGTCCGCTCCATGTCCGCCAAACCAGAAATCCTGATAGATCGAATCCGTTGCAATACTGTCGTTTGATACAAGATCGAAGTAGGCGTAAAATGTAAAGTCCGGATAGCCGTCGCCGTTGATATCTCCATAATTGTTGGGCTCTCTTGGATACGGTTCATCAATTGTTTCCCCATAGCCGTACGTCCACGTCGGTTCCTGTGACTGCGTCTGCCAGATACTCTCGTAAAACCTGAATTCTCGCGCTTCGCCTGTCGGCCGGGGTAATGTTATTAAGTCACCATAACCATCGACGTTGTAATCGCCGTAATATCCGAAAGAGTACGAGGCCCCAAAATCTGTACTTCGCCAGTCCCAAATAGTATCAAAGAGTTCTGGCCCGCCAAGATAGAGAAACAAATAGAGAGTCTGATCTTGCGATGATACCACGCTTTCAAGAATATCAATAAATCCATCCGCATTATAATCACCGCATGACGTGTATGGTGAAAGCTGATTCCACCAGTACTGGACATTCGATGTGTCCTGCAAGGTTGATGCAAAATCAAGATATCTGTATGGAGGTCCATCTGCGCCGTAGATGATACGCAGGCAGTTTTGCCGTTGCGGCCCAAGCCAGTGCGTCATCAGGATATCGTCGTATCCATCTCCATCCTGATCGCCTAACGCTGCTATGTCCCCCCCCGTCCGCCACTGTTCATCCGACACTTCATCATAAAGAAACTGCAGCTCGTAGGGTTGGGCTTGCGCGGTCAAACCTCCCCCCAACAACAAAACCGCGAACCCTACCCGCTTCAGAAGATTGAATGCAGAGAGAATTCGCGTCATGATCAAGGCCTCCGAGCTAAGTTGTCCAACCAGTTTCCCAAGACCTGAGGTTAAAATAATGAGTTTCAGGGTCGGTGTCAAGGGACGGGGAAAGGAAGAAATGCGCACGAGGAAGAGGAGTCTGACGTATGAACGGTGCGAGGTCACGCACCACGGCGGACATTCTTGCAGAAACTCGTGACGCGCGACTGGCTAACAGTGTGTTTCATAATCCACTACTGCGCGGTCGGAGCAGACTTGGCGAACCATGGTTAAGACTTCTTGATGGAGAGGGTGGACGCGGTATGACTCCAGGCCGGGCCAGTCAGTTATGTCGCAGGTTAGGACGAGATCGAAGGCTTGTTTGTCGGGCGCTTCATTGATACCGACTTCGATTGAATGCAAGGAGTCGATTTTGCCACTAAGGTTTTCAAGCGCGCTTTTAAGGCGGATCGCGTTTTCTTGCTTCTTATGTCCGCCGGCTTCTTCATGGAGCCTGAGCATGACGACATGTTTGATCATGGTGCTATTTTATGAAATGAATTGTTTGTGATTCCGAGACCGCGCCTTGTGTGACCGTGACGATGTATGAACCCGACGACAAAGCTGTGGGCTGCCAGTTTATTTTCAGCACACCCGGTCCGGCGACGCCGCTATGCAGCGTCGTGACTTCCTGACCGAGAGTGTTGAAAACTTGGAAACGAGTTTTGTCGCGGGCCGGAAGATTCGTTTCAAGTGTGACTTGCGAATTGAAAGGATTCGGATAGGACGTTATCACAAGATGGTCCGCGGCGACGGGTGTCTTACGTTCGTCAGCGCTTACGATGCCGCCGTTTTCAATCAGAGTGTACGTCGTATTGGCGGGAAGTCTCCAGCCGTAGACTTGCCGCACTCCGCTCGGCCAATAGACAATCACGGAATCGATTTCAGTGGCCGCGCCAAGTCCGAAATGTACGTCCTGAGTCTGACCGCAGTAGCCCGATTGCCCTTCGACCATGCGAAACTGTGACTGAAAGAAGTCATCCACAAATGTGCGGACTTCGACGCGACAGCCTATGCCGCTCCAGTTTGAGTCCGTGCCGCGCAGCCTGAACACGACACCGTAATATTCAGTTTGATTGTTGCGGTAGAGCAAGTTATCCTCGTTGGCATTACGAGAGCGCGCGATGCTGAGATCCAAGTCTTGGTCGTTGTCAATGTCAGCGAACGCGCAGCCGAAACCCCAGCCGCTGTCGGCTTCGATGGGCTCTTCCGTCGCGCGCCGGAAATTGCCTGCGCCGTCGTTGTCGTACAGATAGTTGTGGCGATAGGTGTTGTTGCTGGGTGCGAAACCGTTGCACACGAGCAAATCCAGATCGCCGTCATTGTCGTAGTCGGCAAACGCGCTGCCGACGGCGAAACGGTTGTCTTCAATCACCGGAGATTCAGTAATCAGCTCGAAGCCGCTTTCGAGCTTTCTGTACAGGCGACTTGGACTGTTGTAGCCACCGACGAAAAGATCAAAGTCGCCGTCGTTGTCGATGTCGCCCCAACTTGCCGTGAAATTCGTGGCGCCGTCGTTGACCGGCGGTTCACCTTCAACGCTTGAAAATATGCCATCGCCGAAGTTGAGATACAGTGCGTCGTTGTCGAGATTCTCGTTGGCGACAAACAGATCGGTCCAACCGTTTCCGTCGACATCACACCATTGGACAGAGCGCGAATCGTCACCATCCAAAGCGAAAGCGGGAATATCCGCGAGCGCAAAAGTTCCGTCACCGTTGTTGTGATAGAGCCAGTTGTGGTGATTCGTACCCGCGCTGTTGGAGACAAAGAGATCCACCCAGCCATCGTTGTCGTAGTCGGCCCAACTTCCGGTTTCGGAATATCCTCGCGACGACGTGACCGGCGGAACTACGCCGCTTTCGAATGTGCCGTCACCGTTGTTGATATAAAGCCGGTTGCTTTGATTCGACCAACGCGCGACAAAACAATCCACGTCTCCGTCATGATCGAAGTCCGCCCACGTTGCGCCGACATTGTGGCCGCCGGTTTCGAGAATAGGGTCGTCTTCGACACTCGAGAAATTACCCGCGCCGTCGTTGGTGTAGAGCAGGTTTCCCTGAACGGCTTCGTCATTGGTTATGAAGAGATCGAGATCACCGTCGTTGTCAATATCGACAAAGCAAACCGCGGCGGACGATCCTCCGTCATTGGCAACGGGTGACTCCGTGACGCGGGAGTAACTCTGAGCATCCGCGGAAAATGTGACGCTCAACACGACAATTAGAGACAAAAAGGCAGCGGCCATGGACTCCTCCGAGCAGGCTTAGTGAAGGGACCCACCGATGTTGCGATCACGCGCGACCGGGTTCGCGCAAAGAAACCAAGAGGTAAACTGCAAACGCGGCGAAAATTGAAAACGTCGCGAGCAAATAGCCTAACTGGCGGCCGGCGATCAAGTAGTCGGACTCGTTGTGTACTTTCTTCGAGACGATCAGGCCAATCGCCAACGACAGACCGATGTAGACCAAGATGCCGATGAATACCGGAGTCACGGCGCGGACGCTCGCTCTTTATAGACTATTGATCCGTCTTCCAAGATAATCTTTTTGACGCTGCCTTCACCTCGCACCGAATTGCCCATGCAGAGCGCCTCTATCTTCTTCAGGTCTTCGAATGTGACGACGCCTTCAGCGACGCCATCTTCATGAACTTGATGATCGCGCCACACTCCGGGAAGGAGTCCGCAGGTGAGTTTCGGTGTAACCCATTTGCCCGCGAGTTTGAATTTGACGTTTGAGATCGAGCCTTCGGTGAATTCGCCGCGCGTGTTCAAAAATAGACACTCATCGGCACCGAGCTCTTTTGCTTTTGAGCGAAAGAGATATTTCTCGGGCCTGTCGGTGGTCTTGTGGTAAAGACGGGGATCGTCAGGATCGAGCCGGACGTCAGGTATCAAAACGGTGACGCCATCCGCCGGCCACGCGAGCTCTTCGGGAATGAGTTTGAACGACACCTCCTCGCCGTTCAGATCAAGGCGTACGCGATTGGGTTTGTCGCCGAGTTCATTTTTCAGTTGTTCTAATTTGCAAAGTATTTTGTCACGCGGAAACGGGCGGCCGAAGTAAATACACGAACGCTCAAGACGGGAAAGGTGGTCTTCGAGATTCCGGTAACCGGAACCGGGAACGAAGCGAAAGGCTTCATACAGGCCGAAATCGTGTATCTTGCTGCTTACGAATTTGACTTTGAGCAGCGACTCTTCCCACTCTTTGTCCGGATCACTGTCAGCTACGATGCCCGAACCGATGCCAATCGTGGCGACGCTGCCGTTTAGTTCGAGCGTGCGAATGGCCACATTGCAAACAAAATCACCGCCCGGAAAGAACATGCCAATACTTCCGCAATAGGCTCCGCGCGGAGTGAATTCGACGTTTTTGATAATTTGCGAAGCGCGAACTTTGGGAGCGCCGGTAATGCTGCCAGCCGGAAAAGCCGCGCGAAAAATGTCGAAGAGAGACGCGTCCGGTTTCTTTTTGCCGACGACGGTGGTGATCATTTGATGTACGGTGGGATATCGCTCGACGCTGCACATTTCACGCACTTGAATGGACCCCATCTCACAAATGCGGCCCAGATCATTGCGCATCAGGTCCACGATCATCGTGTTTTCGGCGCGGTCCTTTTCGCTTTGCTGCAACGCGATGCGAGCTTGCTCATCTTCATCCCAAGACGGCTCGCGCGGCGCGGTGCCTTTCATGGGCTTGGAAATCAGCGTGTCGTTTTTCAGTTCGAGAAAGAGTTCGGGTGAAAAGGAAAGCACCTGCATGTGTCCGAGATCGGCGTACGCGGAATAGGGCATCGGGACGGCTTCGCTGAGATAGCAGTACGCGCTGAAAGGATCGCCGCTGAAATCGCAGTGCGCGCGAATCGTAATGTTGGCTTGGTAGATGTCGCCCGCGCGAATGTGACTCAAGACGCTTTTGAGCGACTCCGTGTACGAAGATTTTTCGGCCGCGACGGTCGGAGCCGAGAGTGTGAACGGTTTCGACGCGGGTTCAAATTGCGACGTTTCTTTTGACACTGCGAACCAAGCTAAGGGAGTTTGTCCGGGCAAGTGAGTGGCGAGCGCGTGATCGAAAGCCCGCGCTGCTTCGTAGCTCAGGACCATCGCGACATAGTATCCGGACTTCTGGTATGCAGCGACACGTTCGAATGAATCGCGCAGATCAGACAAACGCGAGACAATCCATTGCGCGACGGGATTAACCAGCGCAATCCGGCGGAATACGCCGCGCGATTCGGTGGGTGCCGTGAATACGAAGACCGGAGACTTGGACATGCGCAAAATTTACGGATTTCTCCACGAATTCACAAATAAAAAACCCGCCTCGCGGCGGGTTTTCAAATTCTCTTGGCAAATGGTTTATGCTTCCGCTTGCGAAAGATGTAAAGGCAGCGTTACCAGCAGGACGGATCGCCCGGAGTCTTCGGAGAGTTCCAGTTCGCCACCCATGCCGCGCACAACTTCGCGCGCGAAGACGAGATCCCAGCCGTTCATGCCGAGCATCGGCGGCAAGCCTTCGTCCCAGCCGGCAGGATGCGCAGGCGACCCATCGTAGGATAAGGAGAGACTGGCTTGACCGTCCTGCGTCGACAAAGTGTAGCACACACCGCCTCTGCCTTGGAGATTGGCGCTGGCGTGCGACGAGATCATTTCGAGGACCGTGCGCAAACTGTTGGATTCAGCCAAGACCTTGCAGGCTTCTTCGCAAAGCACGACTTGCGGACGCTCAGGATAGACATCAGGTTGAATCTTCTTTACATATTGTTTGATCGTCGCGGCGAGATCATTTTCATGCGCATGACGACCTTGACCGCCCAGAGCGGAAAGTTTGCGTACCAACTGCGCGGCTTCGCGAGCACTCTTTTCGATGGCGACGATTTCGTGTGATGGTGTGCCGTCGTGTTCGGCGGCCGCGAGTGACGCGTGCCCAAGCACACCGGTCAAGAGATTGCTGAACTCATCGGCCAATTCGCGCGACAAAACGCGCATCTGCGAGGGAGAATTCGACGCAAATGAAATCATGCTGTTGGGCATTGCCGGCGGCGCGATTTGCTCGACGATTTCTTCGACATTTACTCCGACCAACGTGCCTTCGTCTTCGGTGATAGCCCAGGCCTTCCACTGCGTGCCGTCGGGAGCGACCAGCTCGCAGCTCGGTTCTTCGCTATTGTCAATCCAGTTGCCGAAGAGTTCCGCTTGGTCATCGCCGAGCCATTGCGAGAACGGTTTGCCGACGGACTGTTCCGGCACGGCACCGATCTTTTCCCAAAACGCGCCGGTCGCACAGAGCAGATTTCCGGACGGATCAAGGTAGCAGGCTCGCTGTGAAATATAGGTTAATAACTCATCAGACGCCGGAGTTTCGGGTTCGGCGGCCTGAGTTTGCGCGGCAGCAGTGTGCGCGGCTTCGAGAGCGGCTTTCAGTTCGGATATTTGCTTTGCGGCAGCGGATTGGACTTCCTGCAAAGAGTCTTGAAGCTCTGACGATTGCTGCTGGGCACCGGCCTGCAAGTTCGTTATCTGCGATTTGAGTTCGGAAATTTGTTGGGCGGAAGCCTGTTGAACTTCTTCCAACGCAGACATCAGCTCTTTGACACGCAGTTCACTTTGGTTGTATTTCTCCTCAAGTTCTGTTTGCGAGTCGTTATTTGACTTGTGAGCAGAATTGAGTTCTTCAATTTTCTTGCGCAGTGCGGAAACTTCGTCTTTGGCGGCGGCGACTTCCGACTCCGTTCCGGTTTGCTGTTCGCGCGACGCTTTCAGCTCCCGGTGCAGTTCGGCGGCCGTTTCCTGCGCGGCCTTCAGGTCATCGTGCAGTTTCGTGACTTCGGCATTGCGCGATTCGAGTTGGGATTCGAGTTTGCCGTTATCGGCCTGCTGCTTTTTCAGTTTATCCAGTTCATGCTGCAAACGGGACGACTTTTCGACGGTTTTTTCCGCGCGTTCGAGAGCTTCTTTCGAATTTTTCTCCATACGCACAGATTTTTCGGTCATCTTCTTGAGCTGTGCTTCGCGCTGGGCGATTTCTTCGAGCGCGGCACGGAGTTTTTCTTGAAGTTGATTGGCCTGCTGCTGGGTCTTTTCGATTGATTCGCGGCCCGTGTGCATTTCGCGGTCACGCTCAATCAATGCCAACCGGTTGGCGTGTTCGCGCGTGATGTCCAAACAATGAACGAAGTATCCGGCGAAGACTCCCTCCTGCCACAACCCCTGAACATGAATTTGCACGTAAAATGGCTTGTCTTTGGTGCCGAGATCGACGACTTGATTATGCACGCCGAGTTCGTCGGAATGCATGGAATGTAGCAGGCTTTCGAAGACGCGACGCTGCTCGTCGTTGCGGAAGAACAACAGGATTGTGCTCCCGAGCATGGCATTTCGGCCCAAATCACCGCGTCCTGAGCGCGCCATAAATTCGTCCCACGAGCGCCCGACCACGGCGAGCTTCAGGTCGGGGGTTACCAACGCGGCTGTCCCAAAAACGGCATCAAGGGCAGATTGGGGTACCTGTCGGAGGAGCGGAGATGTCACATCGTAGGCAAATTGCGACGCTTCCATTTGGCGTTCACCACCTATAGCTTTTCGGATTACAATCATTTAGAATTCTGTTGTCGTAAACAAATCGCAAAAAAACTGCCATCAATTTGGGGGAAACAGGGGCTTGCATATCGCGGGGCTTTGCCTTATATTAGGGGTCGCCGGAAGGTTATGACATTGTAAAGTATGCCTTTCGCTATTGGGGAATCGTCTAATTGGCAGGACAACAGTCTCTGGATCTGTTAATCGGGGTTCGAGTCCCTGTTCCCCAGCCATCGCAACGGGCCTACCATTTCTGGTGGGCCCGTCTGTTTTTATGGATTGTTGGCGCGTGCAGGATTCGTCGGTCCGCGCAGGTTCGAGAAAAATTGCTACATTGTGGCAGAGTAATTTCAAACTGATTTTTTGAGGGACATGGCACCACAGTTTATTTTTGTAATGGAACATCTCGTCAAGCTCTACAGCGGCGAGAAGGTCTTGGATAATATCAATTTGGCTTTTTATCCCGGAGCCAAGATCGGCCTGGTTGGAGACAATGGATCAGGAAAGTCGACTCTGCTGCGGATTATGGCCGGCATCGACCGTGACTTTCAGGGTTATGCTGAACCAGCAAAAGGCGTCCGCGCGGTGCTGGTGGCACAGGAACCTGAGCTTGATTTGACCAAAACAGTGCGCGAAAATGTCGAGCTGGCATTCGCTCCGACTTTGACTTTGATCGAGAAGTACAACAAGATCGCCGAAGAGATGGCCGAGATGGACGGCGGCGCGATGGAGAAAGCTCTCGAGAAGATGCAGAAGCTGCAAGACGAAATCGACAAGGTCGACGGCTGGAATCTCGAACATCAAGTTGAAGTCGCGTCGGATGCACTGTTTCTCCCTGACGGGGACTTGATGATCACACAGATTTCCGGCGGCGAACGGCGGCGCGTGGCGTTGTGCAAGGCGCTGATTGAAAAGCCGGATATTTTGCTTTTGGACGAACCGACCAACCATTTGGATGCGGAAACCGTTTTGTGGCTGGAAAAACAGCTTCGTGAATTCGAGGGCACGGTGATCATTTCGACTCACGACCGTTACTTCCTCGACAACATTACCAAATGGATATTGGAGCTCGACGAGGGCAAGGGTATTCCTTGGGAAGGGAATTACACTTCTTGGCTCGAGCAGAAAATAGAATTGATGGAGCGTGCGGACAAGAAGCCTTCGGCAAAACTTGCTTCGCTGCGGAGAGAGCTTGCTTGGATCAAGCTCAGTCAGCGGGAACGCTTGGCCGAAAGTCATAAGCACGTGCTCGAATACGAGAAGCGCTCCAAGGAAGTGATGGAGATCAGCAATCAAAATCAGGACATTCTGATTGCGCCGGGTCCGCATCTGGGCGACGTCGTGCTGGAGATTAACGGCGTTTCCAAAGGCTTCGGCGGCGCGAATCTGATTGAAAACTTGTCGCTGACGATTCCGCCGGGAAGCATTACGGGCGTTATCGGACCGAACGGATCGGGCAAGACGACTTTGTTTCGGATGATTACGGGCGAACAGCAACCGGATTCCGGGGCAATCCGGATCGGGCCGTCCGTTGTTTTGTCTTATGTCAGCCAGATGCGCGATGATCTCGACGACAAGAAAACCGTGTTCGAAGAAATTACCGGCGGAGTTGACACGATTTCCATCGGGAATAAGGAAGTTTCATCGCGCGCGTACGTGTCGCGATTTAATTTCAAGGGCGGAGACCAGCAGAAATACGTCACGAATCTTTCCGGCGGCGAACGCAACCGCGTGCATTTGGCAAAACTGCTGCGCAAGGGCGGAAACTTTTTGATCTTGGACGAACCGAGCAACGATTTGGACATTACTACGCTGCGGCTGCTGGAGAACGCGCTGCTCGATTTTAACGGCTGTGTGATGGTTATCAGTCACGACCGGTTTTTCCTTGACCGCATTTGCACGCATATTCTTGCGTTTGAAGGCAACGGAGTCGCACGGTGGTTCGAAGGGAATTTTGAAGCCTATGAGCAGCAGCGGCGCGCGGAACTCGGCGCGAACTACGACCGACCGCGGCGATCATTGTATAGAAAATTGACGGCGTAAACGGACCATTTCAATGAAACGTTTCTTAACTTTTGCAGCGGTTTTGCTGTTTTCGACTCTTTGTGCGACAGCATCCGGCACGCATCCGGTTTTACAGGCGGTGCTTGATCATTACTCAGCAAAGAGTGATTCACTCAAGCGCGCTGCGGCGACCTATTTGTTCGACAACATGGAAGGCCACAGCTATGTGATGTTTGATTTGGTGGATTCGACCGAAGCCGTTGTGCCGTTTGACGTGTTGAGTTTCGCTTCGTATGAAGAACTTGAGAACTCGTTTGGCGAACTGGAAGACCGGTACGGCACTTTGGATTTCAAGAAGCACAGCGTCATTGAAGACGATTCAGTCATCAGCGCCGAGTTTGTCATCGATCATATCGACCGCGCGTTTGCCGCATGGACGATGCGGCCGTGGGCGAAGGGGTTTTCATTTCAGCAGTTTTGCGAATACATTCTTCCATATCGAGGCAGCAACGAACCGCTGGAAGAGTGGAGAGAATATTTCGCGACAAGATATGACAGCGCGTTTGCGACGATGTCGAAACACGACGATCCGATTGAAGCCGCGTGCGTGATTAACCGCGATTTGATAAACTGGTTTCATTTCGATCCCCGGTTTTACTATCATCCGACGGACCAGGGTTTGTCCGGGATGTTGGAGACGACGTTGGGACGCTGCGAAGACATGACCAATCTTACGATATTCGCGATGCGCGCGAACGGACTTGCGGTGACGAGCGATTACACTCCGTACTGGGCGAACTCGGGCAACAACCACGCGTGGAACGCGATTGTCACGGCGGAAGGAAAAGTGATTCCGTTCATGGGC
It encodes the following:
- a CDS encoding VCBS repeat-containing protein → MAAAFLSLIVVLSVTFSADAQSYSRVTESPVANDGGSSAAVCFVDIDNDGDLDLFITNDEAVQGNLLYTNDGAGNFSSVEDDPILETGGHNVGATWADFDHDGDVDCFVARWSNQSNRLYINNGDGTFESGVVPPVTSSRGYSETGSWADYDNDGWVDLFVSNSAGTNHHNWLYHNNGDGTFALADIPAFALDGDDSRSVQWCDVDGNGWTDLFVANENLDNDALYLNFGDGIFSSVEGEPPVNDGATNFTASWGDIDNDGDFDLFVGGYNSPSRLYRKLESGFELITESPVIEDNRFAVGSAFADYDNDGDLDLLVCNGFAPSNNTYRHNYLYDNDGAGNFRRATEEPIEADSGWGFGCAFADIDNDQDLDLSIARSRNANEDNLLYRNNQTEYYGVVFRLRGTDSNWSGIGCRVEVRTFVDDFFQSQFRMVEGQSGYCGQTQDVHFGLGAATEIDSVIVYWPSGVRQVYGWRLPANTTYTLIENGGIVSADERKTPVAADHLVITSYPNPFNSQVTLETNLPARDKTRFQVFNTLGQEVTTLHSGVAGPGVLKINWQPTALSSGSYIVTVTQGAVSESQTIHFIK
- a CDS encoding T9SS type A sorting domain-containing protein produces the protein MTRILSAFNLLKRVGFAVLLLGGGLTAQAQPYELQFLYDEVSDEQWRTGGDIAALGDQDGDGYDDILMTHWLGPQRQNCLRIIYGADGPPYRYLDFASTLQDTSNVQYWWNQLSPYTSCGDYNADGFIDILESVVSSQDQTLYLFLYLGGPELFDTIWDWRSTDFGASYSFGYYGDYNVDGYGDLITLPRPTGEAREFRFYESIWQTQSQEPTWTYGYGETIDEPYPREPNNYGDINGDGYPDFTFYAYFDLVSNDSIATDSIYQDFWFGGHGADSIPEISLRCSGRSNCVSAFEIMGDVNGDGFDDLLAHTLRPGLRDPVPTDNRIYFGGDPLDLEGVDAFWDTPLNFFAASQGQRLGDINGDGFEDMGFNQGGGVLYIFLGGNPIQQQAAYIQESYEDTLIATTLSRAGDFNGDGLDDWMFTSIVDYHWPPPPEGFRVRLSIVSGDPNFGLDVPSDRPSIPREITLGPAFPNPFNSSVTIPITVDYPARDATVSIYNVLGQEVYRFDRLQLPPGKHRLIWNGQSMTGQPSGSGVYIVTLNSQVQTHSEKICLLR
- a CDS encoding transglutaminase domain-containing protein — translated: MKRFLTFAAVLLFSTLCATASGTHPVLQAVLDHYSAKSDSLKRAAATYLFDNMEGHSYVMFDLVDSTEAVVPFDVLSFASYEELENSFGELEDRYGTLDFKKHSVIEDDSVISAEFVIDHIDRAFAAWTMRPWAKGFSFQQFCEYILPYRGSNEPLEEWREYFATRYDSAFATMSKHDDPIEAACVINRDLINWFHFDPRFYYHPTDQGLSGMLETTLGRCEDMTNLTIFAMRANGLAVTSDYTPYWANSGNNHAWNAIVTAEGKVIPFMGAEANPGEYHLANKVAKVYRKTFAIQRDNLAFQVANPDDLPKYLSSKSYVDVTRDYVPVRDVTVSLSLPDSVSIAYLCVFNSGEWQAIQWAKVEQGRAVFRDMGADVAYLPGYFADGKIVPAGDALLLTANGDIKELIANESATTSIKVVATTKKKLDESTDSVKKSFLTSGETYTLHYWNDGWQQAGKATAGDEPLVFEDAPSGGLYWLTASDSDHEERIFSIDHNSQVWW
- a CDS encoding transposase — encoded protein: MKNVPVNRRVKLLSDNGSGYIAKTFNTFLEKSGIHHIYSARNHPQTNGKIERLNRTAKERLNLVVYTSPSELQEALNKFRDWYNSEHYHKSINNLHPADVYFGRDKAIQRHRKRLQNQTKKTRRQVNTTTQPNSQKLRNLHTQPTP
- the ettA gene encoding energy-dependent translational throttle protein EttA, with the protein product MAPQFIFVMEHLVKLYSGEKVLDNINLAFYPGAKIGLVGDNGSGKSTLLRIMAGIDRDFQGYAEPAKGVRAVLVAQEPELDLTKTVRENVELAFAPTLTLIEKYNKIAEEMAEMDGGAMEKALEKMQKLQDEIDKVDGWNLEHQVEVASDALFLPDGDLMITQISGGERRRVALCKALIEKPDILLLDEPTNHLDAETVLWLEKQLREFEGTVIISTHDRYFLDNITKWILELDEGKGIPWEGNYTSWLEQKIELMERADKKPSAKLASLRRELAWIKLSQRERLAESHKHVLEYEKRSKEVMEISNQNQDILIAPGPHLGDVVLEINGVSKGFGGANLIENLSLTIPPGSITGVIGPNGSGKTTLFRMITGEQQPDSGAIRIGPSVVLSYVSQMRDDLDDKKTVFEEITGGVDTISIGNKEVSSRAYVSRFNFKGGDQQKYVTNLSGGERNRVHLAKLLRKGGNFLILDEPSNDLDITTLRLLENALLDFNGCVMVISHDRFFLDRICTHILAFEGNGVARWFEGNFEAYEQQRRAELGANYDRPRRSLYRKLTA
- the pabB gene encoding aminodeoxychorismate synthase component I, translated to MSKSPVFVFTAPTESRGVFRRIALVNPVAQWIVSRLSDLRDSFERVAAYQKSGYYVAMVLSYEAARAFDHALATHLPGQTPLAWFAVSKETSQFEPASKPFTLSAPTVAAEKSSYTESLKSVLSHIRAGDIYQANITIRAHCDFSGDPFSAYCYLSEAVPMPYSAYADLGHMQVLSFSPELFLELKNDTLISKPMKGTAPREPSWDEDEQARIALQQSEKDRAENTMIVDLMRNDLGRICEMGSIQVREMCSVERYPTVHQMITTVVGKKKPDASLFDIFRAAFPAGSITGAPKVRASQIIKNVEFTPRGAYCGSIGMFFPGGDFVCNVAIRTLELNGSVATIGIGSGIVADSDPDKEWEESLLKVKFVSSKIHDFGLYEAFRFVPGSGYRNLEDHLSRLERSCIYFGRPFPRDKILCKLEQLKNELGDKPNRVRLDLNGEEVSFKLIPEELAWPADGVTVLIPDVRLDPDDPRLYHKTTDRPEKYLFRSKAKELGADECLFLNTRGEFTEGSISNVKFKLAGKWVTPKLTCGLLPGVWRDHQVHEDGVAEGVVTFEDLKKIEALCMGNSVRGEGSVKKIILEDGSIVYKERASAP
- a CDS encoding Dabb family protein gives rise to the protein MIKHVVMLRLHEEAGGHKKQENAIRLKSALENLSGKIDSLHSIEVGINEAPDKQAFDLVLTCDITDWPGLESYRVHPLHQEVLTMVRQVCSDRAVVDYETHC